A genomic region of Barnesiella viscericola DSM 18177 contains the following coding sequences:
- a CDS encoding aldose epimerase family protein, which translates to MKNKVIISVFLGALLASCSVSDKTGLTKSGLNPENFEAVIDGKHTSLYTLTNANGIEACITNYGGRVVSLMVPDKNGELRDVVLGHDLIADYRNIDNNFGALIGRYGNRIDKGKFTLDGVEYDLPKNNFGHCLHGGEKGFHHSVWDMVQISDTLLTLRLNTPDGYAGFPGNVDVQVTYTLTSDNALRIAYRATTDKPTILNLTNHSYFNLSGNPSQDILAETLIMNASSFTPIDSTFMTTGEILTVEGTPFDFRKGRVIGDSINSGNKQIANGLGYDHNFVLDTAGDISVVAARLYDPTSGIAMDVFTDEPGIQFYAGNFLDGTVKGKHGIAYPCRSAVCLETQHFPDSPNKPAWPSVVVTPDKTYSSTCIYKFSN; encoded by the coding sequence ATGAAAAATAAAGTAATTATCTCCGTCTTTCTGGGCGCATTATTGGCATCGTGTTCTGTAAGTGATAAAACCGGCTTGACAAAGTCGGGGCTGAATCCCGAAAATTTTGAGGCTGTTATAGATGGAAAACATACCTCTCTATATACCTTGACAAATGCCAATGGCATTGAGGCATGTATAACGAACTATGGCGGACGTGTGGTATCGCTTATGGTCCCGGATAAAAACGGTGAACTGCGCGATGTAGTGCTCGGGCACGACTTGATAGCGGATTATAGAAACATCGACAATAATTTTGGTGCGCTTATAGGCCGCTATGGAAACCGTATCGACAAAGGGAAGTTTACCCTCGATGGCGTTGAATATGATCTGCCTAAAAATAACTTCGGACATTGTCTGCACGGAGGAGAGAAAGGCTTCCATCACTCGGTTTGGGATATGGTCCAAATTTCTGATACGCTGCTGACACTTCGGCTGAATACCCCCGACGGGTACGCCGGATTCCCGGGCAATGTCGATGTACAGGTTACTTATACGCTCACGTCCGACAATGCCCTGCGTATCGCATATCGTGCGACAACCGACAAGCCAACCATACTCAACCTCACCAACCACAGCTACTTTAACTTATCGGGAAATCCCTCGCAGGATATACTCGCTGAAACTCTTATAATGAACGCTTCGTCGTTCACGCCGATCGACAGTACATTCATGACCACAGGCGAGATACTGACGGTCGAGGGTACACCTTTCGATTTTCGTAAGGGACGTGTGATTGGTGACAGTATAAACTCTGGGAATAAGCAGATTGCCAACGGGTTGGGCTACGATCACAACTTCGTGCTCGATACAGCCGGTGATATTTCAGTCGTAGCCGCCCGCTTATATGACCCGACGAGCGGAATAGCGATGGACGTGTTCACCGATGAGCCGGGAATCCAATTCTATGCAGGTAATTTTCTTGATGGAACGGTCAAAGGCAAACACGGTATTGCATACCCTTGCCGTAGTGCAGTCTGCCTTGAAACGCAACATTTCCCCGATTCACCCAACAAACCTGCATGGCCGTCGGTTGTAGTAACTCCCGACAAGACCTATTCAAGCACTTGCATCTATAAATTTAGTAATTAG